The proteins below come from a single Rosa rugosa chromosome 2, drRosRugo1.1, whole genome shotgun sequence genomic window:
- the LOC133729759 gene encoding G-type lectin S-receptor-like serine/threonine-protein kinase At1g61500 isoform X2: MNPQYRSGFTLDDNEEQGTKYLTWATLFSSTLAYEEISSEGTTKFMVSVKGNNWILGLEAPKHPCDIYGACGPFGFCKASESPICKCLKGFVPKSHQEWSKGNWTGGCERKTKLFCQRQTNQSVSSRGKEDDGFLKMVRLKVPDLHEFYTSFGPDTSENCKIRCLNNCSCLAYAFVNSIGCLVWSKNLIDILEFSSGGVDVFIRIARAELGEGRPIRLIVSLTTICLISILGAIVFGLYRLRANQRGKITVEKVEYEMADKIQTSRDTLREYIGKDDPSQLLIYDFDSILVATNNFSLANKLGQGGFGPVYKGKLPEGKEIAVKRLSSSSGQGKEEFKNETLLISNLQHKNLVRIMGCCVKGDEKLLIYEFMPNKSLDTFLFGTNSSLPRPHF, from the exons ATGAATCCTCAATATCGAAGTGGGTTTACTCTAGATGATAATGAGGAGCAAGGAACAAAGTACTTAACTTGGGCTACACTATTTTCCTCAACTTTGGCTTATGAAGAAATCTCTTCAGAAGGTACAACTAAGTTTATGGTTTCAGTTAAAGGCAATAACTGGATTCTTGGTTTGGAGGCACCAAAACATCCATGTGACATTTATGGTGCTTGTGGACCTTTTGGATTTTGCAAAGCTTCTGAATCTCCAATCTGCAAGTGTTTGAAAGGGTTTGTTCCCAAGTCCCACCAGGAATGGAGCAAAGGAAACTGGACAGGAGGGTGTGAGAGGAAAACCAAATTGTTTTGTCAGAGACAAACAAATCAGTCAGTCTCATCGAGAGGAAAAGAAGATGATGGGTTTTTGAAGATGGTAAGGCTAAAAGTACCAGATTTGCATGAATTCTATACTTCTTTCGGTCCAGACACATCTGAAAACTGCAAGATCCGATGCCTAAATAACTGTTCTTGTCTGGCTTATGCATTTGTTAATAGTATAGGTTGTTTGGTCTGGTCCAAAAATCTTATTGATATACTAGAGTTTTCTTCTGGTGGAGTAGATGTTTTTATTCGCATAGCACGAGCAGAACTGG GTGAAGGCAGGCCAATAAGATTAATTGTCAGTCTCACAACTATTTGTTTGATCAGTATCTTGGGTGCCATAGTGTTTGGTTTGTACAGGTTGCGAGCTAACCAAAGAG GAAAAATCACTGTAGaaaaagtggagtatgaaatgGCTGATAAGATTCAGACTTCACGAGACACTTTAAGAGAATATATTGGAAAAGATGATCCATCTCAGCTATTGATCTATGATTTTGATAGCATATTAGTTGCTACAAACAATTTCAGTCTTGCAAACAAACTCGGGCAAGGAGGTTTTGGCCCAGTTTATAAG GGTAAGCTACCAGAAGGGAAGGAAATAGCAGTAAAAAGACTATCTAGTAGCTCAGGCCAAGGCAAAGAAGAATTCAAGAATGAGACTTTGTTGATCTCCAATCTTCAACATAAAAATCTTGTTAGAATCATGGGTTGCTGTGTTAAAGGGGACGAGAAGTTACTGATTTATGAGTTCATGCCCAACAAAAGCTTGGATACTTTCCTATTCG GGACAAACTCTAGTCTCCCCCGGCCACATTTTTGA
- the LOC133731404 gene encoding G-type lectin S-receptor-like serine/threonine-protein kinase At1g61490 codes for MGADHFIWRSFDYPGDTMLPNMVLGYNRKSGKSNILTAWKNENDPSTAIFSVAGGLAKEMPGQMSMWNMELFLSLIEYLMETLAYMDISPEGKLKLMHSDNGGNWHVYWQAQQNPCDIYGACGPFGVCNNASASSICRCLKGFVPKSDNEWSKRNWTGGCVRETNLLCESHTSQSVSLKEEKDKFEKMVMVKVPDIHEYRPLQAEGKSEHCKLKCLHNCSCLAYAFVNEIGCLVWSKDLVDIQEFPSGGVDLFIRLAHSGGIKATTRLLGLTGKVQRSGNSLQEYMRKHDLSELLIFNFDSISIATNNFIITNKLGEGGFGLVIHRDLKVSNILLDEKMNPKISDFGLVRIVHGRDLENTQKVVGTLGYMSPEYAMGGIFSEKSGVYSFGVLVLEIISSKKNSNFYYHEQQLGLLAYAWPLWTEGKGLDFVDEELLHNLSSLHLLGKVLSHSFKIVAPQVTLP; via the exons ATGGGAGCTGATCATTTCATATGGCGGAGCTTTGATTATCCTGGTGACACAATGCTGCCTAACATGGTGCTGGGATACAATAGAAAATCTGGAAAGAGCAATATCTTGACAGCCTGGAAAAATGAGAATGATCCATCCACTGCGATATTCTCGGTTGCAGGTGGATTGGCAAAGGAGATGCCAGGACAA ATGAGCATGTGGAACATGGAACTATTTCTTTCACTTATAGAGTATTTGATGGAAACTCTCGCATATATGGACATCTCCCCAGAAGGAAAGCTCAAGCTCATGCATTCAGATAATGGTGGGAACTGGCATGTCTACTGGCAGGCACAACAGAATCCATGTGACATCTATGGAGCATGTGGACCTTTTGGGGTTTGCAATAATGCTTCTGCATCTTCAATCTGCAGGTGTTTGAAAGGGTTTGTACCCAAGTCAGACAATGAATGGAGCAAAAGAAACTGGACAGGAGGGTGTGTAAGAGAAACAAATTTACTTTGCGAGAGTCACACAAGTCAGTCAGTTTcactaaaagaagaaaaagataagtTTGAGAAGATGGTAATGGTGAAAGTACCAGATATTCATGAATATAGGCCATTACAGGCAGAAGGCAAATCGGAGCACTGCAAGTTAAAATGTCTACATAATTGTTCTTGCCTGGCTTATGCTTTTGTCAACGAAATAGGTTGTTTGGTATGGTCCAAAGACCTTGTTGATATACAGGAGTTTCCCTCTGGCGGAGTAGATCTTTTTATCCGCCTAGCCCACTCAG GAGGCATCAAAGCAACAACAAGGCTCCTTGGATTGACTGGTAAAGTCCAGAGATCAGGAAACTCTCTTCAAGAGTACATGAGAAAGCATGATCTATCAGAGCTATTAATCTTTAACTTTGACAGCATATCGATTGCTACAAACAATTTCATCATCACAAACAAACTCGGGGAAGGAGGCTTTGGCCTG GTAATACATAGAGATTTGAAGGTCAGCAACATTCTcttggatgagaaaatgaacccaaaaatttcagattttggattGGTACGTATTGTTCATGGGAGGGATCTAGAAAATACACAGAAGGTTGTGGGAACACT AGGCTATATGTCTCCGGAGTATGCCATGGGaggaatattttcagaaaaatcagGAGTCTACAGCTTTGGGGTCTTGGTATTGGAAATCATTAGCAGCAAGAAGAATAGCAACTTCTATTACCATGAACAACAGCTCGGCTTGCTAGCCTAT GCATGGCCCTTGTGGACTGAAGGCAAGGGACTGGACTTTGTAGATGAAGAACTTCTCCACAACCTAAGCAGCCTACATTTGCTTGGAAAAGTTCTGTCCCACAGCTTCAAAATAGTTGCTCCACAAGTGACACTACCATAA
- the LOC133729759 gene encoding G-type lectin S-receptor-like serine/threonine-protein kinase At1g61500 isoform X1 → MNPQYRSGFTLDDNEEQGTKYLTWATLFSSTLAYEEISSEGTTKFMVSVKGNNWILGLEAPKHPCDIYGACGPFGFCKASESPICKCLKGFVPKSHQEWSKGNWTGGCERKTKLFCQRQTNQSVSSRGKEDDGFLKMVRLKVPDLHEFYTSFGPDTSENCKIRCLNNCSCLAYAFVNSIGCLVWSKNLIDILEFSSGGVDVFIRIARAELGEGRPIRLIVSLTTICLISILGAIVFGLYRLRANQRGKITVEKVEYEMADKIQTSRDTLREYIGKDDPSQLLIYDFDSILVATNNFSLANKLGQGGFGPVYKGKLPEGKEIAVKRLSSSSGQGKEEFKNETLLISNLQHKNLVRIMGCCVKGDEKLLIYEFMPNKSLDTFLFAYISHSIVVLKFIT, encoded by the exons ATGAATCCTCAATATCGAAGTGGGTTTACTCTAGATGATAATGAGGAGCAAGGAACAAAGTACTTAACTTGGGCTACACTATTTTCCTCAACTTTGGCTTATGAAGAAATCTCTTCAGAAGGTACAACTAAGTTTATGGTTTCAGTTAAAGGCAATAACTGGATTCTTGGTTTGGAGGCACCAAAACATCCATGTGACATTTATGGTGCTTGTGGACCTTTTGGATTTTGCAAAGCTTCTGAATCTCCAATCTGCAAGTGTTTGAAAGGGTTTGTTCCCAAGTCCCACCAGGAATGGAGCAAAGGAAACTGGACAGGAGGGTGTGAGAGGAAAACCAAATTGTTTTGTCAGAGACAAACAAATCAGTCAGTCTCATCGAGAGGAAAAGAAGATGATGGGTTTTTGAAGATGGTAAGGCTAAAAGTACCAGATTTGCATGAATTCTATACTTCTTTCGGTCCAGACACATCTGAAAACTGCAAGATCCGATGCCTAAATAACTGTTCTTGTCTGGCTTATGCATTTGTTAATAGTATAGGTTGTTTGGTCTGGTCCAAAAATCTTATTGATATACTAGAGTTTTCTTCTGGTGGAGTAGATGTTTTTATTCGCATAGCACGAGCAGAACTGG GTGAAGGCAGGCCAATAAGATTAATTGTCAGTCTCACAACTATTTGTTTGATCAGTATCTTGGGTGCCATAGTGTTTGGTTTGTACAGGTTGCGAGCTAACCAAAGAG GAAAAATCACTGTAGaaaaagtggagtatgaaatgGCTGATAAGATTCAGACTTCACGAGACACTTTAAGAGAATATATTGGAAAAGATGATCCATCTCAGCTATTGATCTATGATTTTGATAGCATATTAGTTGCTACAAACAATTTCAGTCTTGCAAACAAACTCGGGCAAGGAGGTTTTGGCCCAGTTTATAAG GGTAAGCTACCAGAAGGGAAGGAAATAGCAGTAAAAAGACTATCTAGTAGCTCAGGCCAAGGCAAAGAAGAATTCAAGAATGAGACTTTGTTGATCTCCAATCTTCAACATAAAAATCTTGTTAGAATCATGGGTTGCTGTGTTAAAGGGGACGAGAAGTTACTGATTTATGAGTTCATGCCCAACAAAAGCTTGGATACTTTCCTATTCG CTTACATCAGTCACAGCATCGTTGTGCTGAAGTTTATAACATAA
- the LOC133731405 gene encoding G-type lectin S-receptor-like serine/threonine-protein kinase At1g61500: MGIESVSVSCLNLSKFFLFLLPPHYHCSQVFNITPLRPLAHGDTLVSPSIFELGFFSPNGSANKYVGIWHKNIFPRKVVWVANREKPIAVTGSLASLRISSNGSLELVDGNQNSVWSSNVTIQVSSSNTSSFAAVLSDEGNFVVKDVTRAGQSIWQSFDYPGDTILPTQVLGYNKKSKNGLFLTAWKSENDPSIGIYTVEGGRATDMPTQLIIWINRSTPFWRSGPWDKSKFIGVPGMDDRYLNGFNGEENVEQGIQYFSYKLFGTVAAYLKVSSQGNFKLMYAPNGRNWSLYLNSQNSPCDIYGACGPFGVCKVSESPICKCLKGFVPKSDQEWSRGDWTGGCVRKTELFCERPTNEKSVPLQGKQDDNDDGFWKIVEAKVPDYYEYITSFNAQYTPNECKTQCLNNCSCLAYAYVNNIGCLVWSKDLIDIQQFPKGGIDIYIRLARKELGEGKPIKLIASVTTIGLMIILVAIVFGLHKLRANQKESIPTSRDTLREYIGKHDPSELLIYDFDTMLTATNNFSTTNKLGQGGFGPVYKGTLEDGKEIVVKRLSSSSGQGIEEFKNEMLLISNLQHKNLVRMMGCCVKEDEKLLVYEFMPNKSLDTFLFDPMRRGELDWDIRVNIIQGIGRGLLYLHHDSYMKVIHRDLKVSNILLDEKMNPKISDFGLARIVEGTYCLENTQKVVGTRGYMSPKYAMGGIFSEKSDVYSFGILVLEIISSKKNNSFFLYDQQIGFLAHAWNLWYQGKGLELVDDVLDDSYSSSEVLKCVHIGLLCVQDNAADRPTMKDIALMLSSEKDGPQPKRPVFTMQNSFPRPQPQYEHTSSSTNEGTITVIEGR, translated from the exons ATGGGTATTGAATCTGTAAGTGTTAGCTGCTTAAATCTCTCAAAGTTCTTCTTATTCTTGCTTCCACCACATTATCATTGTTCTCAAGTTTTTAACATCACTCCTTTGCGACCGTTAGCACACGGCGACACTCTTGTGTCCCCTAGCATTTTCGAATTAGGCTTCTTCAGTCCTAATGGTTCTGCTAATAAGTATGTGGGGATATGGCACAAGAATATATTTCCCCGTAAAGTAGTGTGGGTGGCCAACAGGGAAAAGCCCATTGCAGTTACAGGCTCATTGGCGAGTTTGAGAATCAGCAGCAATGGGAGTCTGGAGCTTGTAGATGGGAATCAGAACTCTGTGTGGTCAAGCAATGTTACTATACAGGTTTCATCATCTAATACTAGTTCATTTGCTGCAGTTCTTTCAGATGAAGGAAACTTTGTTGTCAAAGATGTTACTAGAGCTGGTCAATCAATATGGCAGAGCTTTGATTATCCTGGTGACACTATTCTACCAACCCAGGTGCTGGGATACAACAAAAAGTCTAAAAACGGCCTTTTCTTGACTGCTTGGAAAAGTGAGAATGATCCATCTATTGGGATATATACAGTGGAAGGTGGACGGGCAACAGATATGCCAACACAACTGATCATTTGGATTAATCGATCAACTCCCTTCTGGAGAAGTGGGCCATGGGATAAATCAAAGTTCATCGGCGTGCCAGGTATGGATGATCGATATCTTAATGGATTTAACGGAGAAGAGAATGTAGAACAGGGAATACAATATTTCTCTTATAAATTATTTGGCACTGTCGCAGCATATCTAAAAGTCTCTTCACAGGGAAATTTTAAGCTTATGTATGCACCAAATGGTAGGAACTGGTCACTCTACCTCAATTCACAAAACAGTCCATGTGATATCTATGGAGCATGTGGGCCTTTTGGGGTTTGCAAAGTTTCTGAATCTCCAATCTGCAAGTGTTTGAAAGGGTTTGTACCAAAGTCAGACCAGGAATGGAGTAGAGGAGACTGGACCGGAGGATGcgtaaggaaaactgaattgttCTGTGAGAGACCAACAAATGAGAAGTCGGTACCATTGCAAGGAAAACAAGATGATAATGATGATGGGTTCTGGAAGATCGTAGAGGCAAAAGTACCAGATTATTATGAGTATATCACATCTTTCAATGCTCAATACACGCCCAATGAATGCAAGACACAGTGCTTAAATAATTGTTCTTGCTTGGCTTATGCATATGTTAATAATATTGGGTGTTTGGTATGGTCAAAAGACCTTATTGATATACAACAATTTCCCAAGGGGGGAATTGATATTTATATTCGCCTAGCACGCAAAGAACTAG GTGAAGGAAAGCCAATTAAGTTGATTGCCAGCGTTACAACTATTGGTTTAATGATTATCTTGGTTGCCATAGTGTTCGGTTTGCACAAATTGCGAGCTAACCAAAAGG AATCGATTCCAACTTCTAGGGACACTCTTCGAGAATATATTGGAAAACATGATCCATCAGAGCTATTGATCTATGATTTTGATACCATGTTAACTGCTACAAACAATTTCAGCACTACAAACAAACTCGGGCAAGGAGGCTTTGGTCCTGTTTATAAG GGTACACTAGAAGATGGGAAGGAAATAGTTGTAAAAAGACTATCTAGTAGCTCAGGACAAGGCATTGAAGAGTTCAAGAATGAGATGTTGTTGATCTCCAATCTTCAACACAAAAATCTTGTAAGGATGATGGGTTGCTGCGTTAAAGAGGATGAGAAGTTACTGGTTTATGAGTTCATGCCAAACAAAAGCTTGGATACTTTTCTATTCG ATCCAATGAGGAGAGGAGAGCTTGATTGGGATATACGCGTTAATATTATTCAGGGTATTGGTAGAGGACTTCTTTATCTCCATCATGATTCCTATATGAAGGTAATACATAGAGATCTGAAAGTCAGCAACATTCTCCTAGATGAAAAAATGAACccaaaaatttcagattttggattGGCACGAATAGTTGAAGGAACATATTGTCTAGAAAATACTCAAAAGGTTGTGGGAACACG TGGCTATATGTCTCCAAAGTATGCCATGGGTGggatattttctgaaaaatctgATGTCTACAGTTTCGGAATTTTGGTATTGGAGATTATTAGCAGCAAGAAGAATAACAGCTTCTTTTTATATGACCAGCAAATAGGCTTTCTAGCCCAT GCATGGAACTTGTGGTATCAAGGCAAGGGATTGGAATTGGTAGATGATGTATTAGATGATTCATATTCCTCATCAGAAGTATTGAAATGTGTGCACATTGGGCTTCTTTGTGTACAAGATAATGCTGCGGATAGGCCAACCATGAAGGATATAGCTTTAATGCTAAGCAGTGAGAAAGATGGTCCACAACCTAAGAGGCCTGTGTTCACTATGCAAAATTCATTTCCTCGTCCTCAACCGCAGTATGAACATACTAGTTCCTCCACGAATGAAGGTACTATTACAGTGATTGAAGGACGATAA